A genomic window from Carassius auratus strain Wakin chromosome 19, ASM336829v1, whole genome shotgun sequence includes:
- the LOC113120305 gene encoding free fatty acid receptor 3 produces MAKLNYQLLLSVYILTFLIGLPANILAFFTFLRKVHRKPTPIDILLLNLTISDLIFLAVLPFKMKEATDNLNWSLPYYLCPISSFLFFSTIYTSTLFLTAISIERYLGVAFPIRYALGRRPRNAVIASGFLWLLGSLNLSIVYIVPYIPSSDNSSHSKLQPNPHVTICYDNFTVEQLNILLPARLELFVVLFCIPLLICCFCYINFIRILSNLPHLGRRRRLRAIGLAVGTLLVFTVCFSPYNVSHVVGFIHGNSEWWRHFALISSTLNACLDPIIFYFSSAAVRSAIRSCVNGLKKKIHIVECRRCCSAVPSKTEAYKETNPPFDLG; encoded by the coding sequence ATGGCCAAGTTGAACTACCAGCTTCTCTTATCAGTCTACATCCTCACCTTCCTGATCGGCCTTCCCGCCAACATCCTAGCGTTCTTTACCTTCCTTCGAAAGGTTCATCGCAAGCCAACCCCCATCGACATTCTCCTGCTAAACCTGACAATATCTGACCTCATCTTCCTCGCGGTCCTGCCGTTCAAGATGAAGGAGGCCACTGACAACTTGAACTGGAGCCTGCCATATTATCTGTGCCCCATTAGCAGTTTTCTCTTCTTCTCCACCATCTACACCAGCACGTTATTTCTGACCGCGATTAGCATAGAGCGCTACTTAGGTGTTGCGTTTCCAATCCGATACGCTCTAGGCCGCCGTCCACGCAACGCTGTGATAGCAAGCGGCTTCCTCTGGCTTCTGGGATCTCTGAACCTCAGCATCGTCTACATTGTACCATACATACCCTCAAGTGATAATTCGAGCCACAGCAAGCTGCAACCCAATCCCCACGTGACAATCTGCTACGATAACTTCACCGTCGAACAGCTGAACATTCTACTTCCTGCTCGTCTGGAGCTTTTTGTCGTGCTTTTCTGTATACCCCTCCTCATCTGCTGCTTCTGCTATATAAACTTCATACGAATCCTCTCCAATCTGCCTCATCTTGGACGACGCCGTAGACTGAGGGCCATTGGGTTGGCGGTGGGGACGCTGTTGGTTTTCACCGTCTGTTTTAGCCCATATAACGTCTCGCACGTGGTTGGTTTCATTCACGGTAATAGCGAATGGTGGCGTCATTTTGCGTTGATCTCCAGCACTCTGAACGCCTGCTTGGACCCCATCATCTTTTACTTTTCCTCGGCTGCTGTTCGCAGTGCCATACGCTCATGTGTTAATGGTCTAAAGAAGAAAATTCACATCGTAGAATGCAGACGCTGCTGTTCTGCTGTCCCTTCCAAAACTGAAGCCTACAAGGAGACAAACCCACCTTTTGACCTGGGGTGA